In Pseudomonas fluorescens, one genomic interval encodes:
- a CDS encoding GGDEF domain-containing protein, producing the protein MSDDAQRWKEKYLKSIEQQDKLERRWAARLDLLRRGLVRSTLAAEGTDKVVDQCMKEMRDVVRTDDMDAGLAALLPRLEKAVLDSEQRRETRIDQVSTALTALVTQLQALPLPREVAQPLKKFAKQLDSRVGQAREMPLLLSELSGLQGKALSQLETPPEPDRPGFLQRLFGSRDSEGVPESSDQPQTPTPTPANAEPAPEPVPAPTAAVEPIPAAPVTVAAIAQPPEAELKQTPAVQPAAESPVFAFVPPVIAAEPISEPVAAPALPAAEPEAERPTTPITAPAPAAAFNPDELIHPGDIPAPLLLDSLPLPEPIAQALAAIDPEQPEQDILYALPDSPEPSYSSVAKHIEDTLIGLLDDLTLPERHRPQAEAMRDRLKNGLNWYELLPILDDLATLMLAITDSGQHEFEAYLQQLNERLEAFQSNLQAASEGHADNSSAARAMDTQIREQVDGLQTSMQEAADLDDLKQVLENHLEGLLGTMDQHQKQRDAREQEVAARLKGLAERVAHMEQEALGFREHLEEQRQKALIDPLTGLPNRAAWSERLEHEIKQWQQHGNTLSLAMLDLDHFKRINDNYGHLAGDKVLKIIATVLRKRLRAADFIARFGGEEFVLLLPATTPAVGAKLLESLRAAIEACPFHFKGERVTITISMGLASFKTGEHSDLVLKRADQALYRAKNGGRNRVELG; encoded by the coding sequence ATGAGCGACGACGCCCAGCGCTGGAAAGAGAAGTACCTCAAAAGCATCGAACAACAGGACAAGCTCGAACGTCGCTGGGCCGCCCGGCTCGACTTGCTGCGCCGCGGTCTGGTGCGCAGCACGCTGGCCGCTGAAGGCACCGACAAGGTCGTTGATCAGTGCATGAAAGAGATGCGCGATGTGGTGCGCACCGACGACATGGACGCCGGCCTCGCCGCCCTGCTGCCGCGCCTGGAAAAAGCCGTGCTCGATTCCGAGCAACGTCGCGAAACCCGAATCGATCAGGTCAGCACCGCACTTACCGCGCTGGTCACCCAGCTACAAGCGCTGCCGCTGCCCCGGGAAGTCGCCCAGCCGCTGAAGAAATTCGCCAAGCAACTCGACAGCCGGGTCGGCCAGGCGCGGGAAATGCCGCTGCTGCTGAGCGAACTCAGTGGTTTGCAGGGCAAGGCGTTGAGCCAGCTGGAAACGCCGCCCGAGCCCGACCGCCCGGGCTTTTTGCAGCGCCTGTTTGGCAGCCGTGACAGTGAAGGGGTGCCAGAGTCTTCGGATCAGCCTCAGACGCCGACGCCGACGCCGGCCAACGCTGAACCTGCGCCTGAGCCGGTACCCGCGCCAACCGCAGCGGTCGAGCCGATTCCGGCAGCACCCGTCACCGTAGCGGCCATCGCGCAACCACCAGAGGCCGAGCTTAAGCAAACGCCAGCAGTGCAGCCCGCGGCCGAATCACCTGTGTTCGCGTTCGTGCCTCCGGTCATTGCTGCCGAGCCGATCAGCGAACCCGTTGCTGCACCTGCACTACCAGCGGCCGAACCTGAAGCCGAACGGCCGACCACCCCGATCACGGCGCCAGCACCTGCTGCCGCGTTCAACCCCGACGAGTTGATCCACCCGGGCGACATCCCGGCACCGTTGCTCCTCGATAGTCTGCCCCTACCCGAACCGATTGCCCAGGCTTTGGCCGCCATCGATCCGGAGCAACCCGAGCAGGACATTCTGTACGCCCTGCCCGATTCCCCGGAGCCGTCTTACAGTTCAGTGGCCAAACACATCGAAGACACGCTGATCGGGCTGCTCGACGACCTGACCTTGCCCGAGCGCCATCGCCCGCAGGCAGAGGCGATGCGCGACCGGTTGAAAAATGGCCTGAACTGGTACGAACTGCTGCCGATTCTCGACGATCTGGCGACGTTGATGCTGGCGATCACCGACAGCGGCCAGCACGAATTCGAAGCCTATCTGCAGCAACTCAACGAGCGCCTCGAAGCGTTCCAGAGCAACCTGCAGGCCGCCAGCGAAGGCCACGCCGACAACAGCTCGGCGGCGCGGGCGATGGACACGCAGATCCGCGAGCAGGTCGATGGTTTGCAGACCAGCATGCAGGAAGCGGCCGATCTGGATGACCTCAAGCAAGTGCTGGAGAACCATCTGGAAGGCCTGCTCGGCACCATGGATCAACACCAGAAACAACGCGATGCCCGCGAGCAGGAAGTGGCGGCACGCCTCAAGGGTCTGGCCGAGCGTGTGGCGCACATGGAGCAGGAAGCCCTGGGCTTTCGCGAACACCTGGAAGAACAGCGGCAGAAAGCCCTGATCGATCCGCTGACCGGCCTGCCCAACCGCGCCGCCTGGAGCGAACGCCTGGAACACGAGATCAAGCAGTGGCAGCAACACGGCAACACCTTGAGTCTGGCGATGCTCGACCTCGATCATTTCAAGCGCATCAACGACAACTACGGCCATCTGGCCGGCGACAAGGTGCTGAAGATCATCGCCACAGTGCTGCGCAAACGCCTGCGCGCAGCGGATTTCATTGCCCGTTTTGGTGGTGAGGAATTCGTTCTGCTGCTGCCGGCGACCACGCCTGCGGTGGGCGCCAAACTGCTGGAAAGCCTGCGCGCGGCAATCGAAGCCTGCCCGTTTCACTTCAAGGGCGAACGGGTGACGATCACCATTTCCATGGGCCTGGCGTCGTTCAAAACGGGAGAACACAGCGATCTGGTGCTCAAAAGAGCCGATCAGGCGCTTTACCGGGCGAAAAATGGCGGACGCAACCGGGTCGAGCTGGGCTGA
- a CDS encoding endonuclease/exonuclease/phosphatase family protein — MRRWGTERSVGLHDPQVNEHHLESTGLPADHRLRLLSFNIQVGISTERYRHYLTRSWQHLLPHTGRSGNLQKIGDLLGDFDLVALQEADGGSLRSGYVNQVEHLAHLGAFPYWYQQLNRNLGRLAQHSNGVLSRLKPWAIEDHPLPGPKGRGAILLRFGEGPEALVVVMMHLALGARVRSLQLAYIRDLISGYKHQILMGDMNTHASDLLQQSPLRDLGLLAPQMQATFPSWRPQRCLDHILLSPTLTLEKVEVLAQPISDHLPVAVEIRLPGSLTADALPALSPAPRGTPE, encoded by the coding sequence ATGCGCCGCTGGGGCACCGAACGCAGCGTTGGCCTGCATGATCCGCAGGTCAACGAGCATCACCTGGAGTCCACGGGCCTGCCCGCAGACCATCGTCTGCGCTTGCTCAGTTTCAATATCCAGGTCGGCATCAGCACCGAGCGCTATCGGCATTATCTGACCCGCAGCTGGCAGCACCTGCTACCGCACACCGGGCGCTCAGGCAATCTGCAGAAGATCGGTGACCTGCTTGGCGACTTCGATCTGGTCGCCCTGCAGGAAGCCGATGGCGGCAGTCTGCGCTCAGGCTACGTCAATCAAGTCGAACACCTGGCCCACCTCGGCGCCTTCCCCTACTGGTATCAACAACTCAATCGCAACCTCGGCCGACTGGCCCAGCACAGCAATGGCGTGCTCAGTCGCCTGAAGCCGTGGGCGATCGAAGATCATCCGCTGCCCGGCCCGAAAGGTCGCGGCGCGATCCTGCTGCGCTTCGGCGAAGGTCCGGAGGCGCTGGTGGTGGTGATGATGCATCTGGCGCTCGGCGCACGGGTGCGCAGCCTGCAACTGGCCTATATTCGTGACCTGATCAGTGGCTACAAGCACCAGATATTGATGGGCGACATGAACACCCATGCCAGTGATCTGCTACAACAGTCACCGTTACGCGATCTCGGCCTGCTGGCCCCGCAGATGCAAGCCACCTTTCCCAGTTGGCGGCCACAGCGATGCCTTGATCATATTTTGCTCAGCCCGACCCTGACCCTGGAAAAGGTCGAAGTGCTGGCCCAACCCATTTCCGATCACCTGCCGGTCGCGGTAGAGATTCGTCTGCCGGGTTCGCTCACGGCCGATGCATTGCCCGCGTTGAGTCCTGCCCCTCGCGGAACCCCTGAATGA
- a CDS encoding thiol:disulfide interchange protein DsbA/DsbL — protein MRNLIISAALVAASLFGVTAQAAEAPAAPYVELANPVPVAEPGKIEVVELFWYGCPHCYAFEPVINPWVEKLPSDVNFVRIPAMFGGPWDAHGQMFLTLEAMGVEHKVHAAVFEAIQKQHKKLTDKNDMADFLATQGVDKDKFLATFDSFAIKGQIVKARELAKKYEITGVPTMIVNGKYRFDIGSAGGAEQALKLADQLVAKERAANKAAAN, from the coding sequence ATGCGTAATCTGATCATCAGCGCCGCTCTCGTCGCTGCCAGCCTGTTCGGCGTGACCGCCCAGGCCGCCGAAGCACCGGCCGCCCCTTATGTCGAGCTGGCCAACCCGGTACCGGTGGCAGAGCCTGGCAAGATCGAAGTGGTCGAGCTGTTCTGGTATGGCTGCCCGCACTGCTACGCGTTTGAGCCGGTGATCAATCCCTGGGTTGAAAAACTGCCGTCCGACGTCAACTTCGTACGCATTCCTGCCATGTTCGGCGGCCCGTGGGACGCTCACGGCCAAATGTTCCTGACCCTGGAAGCAATGGGCGTCGAGCACAAGGTTCACGCTGCGGTTTTCGAAGCAATCCAGAAACAACACAAGAAGCTGACCGACAAGAACGACATGGCTGACTTCCTCGCCACACAAGGCGTGGACAAGGACAAGTTCCTCGCCACCTTTGACTCGTTCGCGATCAAAGGTCAGATCGTCAAAGCGCGTGAGCTGGCCAAGAAGTATGAAATCACTGGCGTGCCAACCATGATCGTCAACGGCAAGTACCGCTTCGACATCGGCTCTGCCGGTGGTGCCGAGCAAGCCCTGAAACTGGCTGATCAACTGGTCGCCAAAGAGCGAGCGGCCAACAAGGCAGCCGCCAACTAA
- a CDS encoding c-type cytochrome: protein MNKLIVSLLLTVGISGFAHAAGDAAAGQAKAAVCGACHGPDGNSMAPNFPKLAGQGERYLTKQLHDIKSGKRTVLEMTGLLTNLSDQDLADIAAYFASQKGSVGAADPKIVARGEALFRGGNLAKGLPACTGCHSPNGAGNAAAGFPHLGGQHAQYIAKQLTDFRKEEGGRNNDGDTMTMQTIAKRLSDEDIAAVSSYIQGLH from the coding sequence ATGAACAAATTGATCGTGAGTCTGCTGTTGACCGTGGGAATTTCAGGCTTCGCCCATGCTGCCGGTGATGCCGCCGCCGGCCAGGCGAAAGCTGCCGTCTGCGGAGCCTGCCATGGCCCTGACGGGAACAGCATGGCGCCAAACTTCCCGAAACTGGCCGGTCAGGGTGAACGCTACCTGACCAAGCAACTGCACGACATCAAGTCGGGCAAGCGCACCGTTCTGGAAATGACCGGCCTGCTGACCAACCTGAGCGACCAGGATCTGGCTGACATCGCAGCCTACTTCGCCAGCCAGAAAGGCAGCGTCGGCGCAGCCGATCCGAAGATCGTCGCTCGCGGTGAAGCTTTGTTCCGCGGCGGTAATCTGGCCAAGGGGCTGCCAGCCTGCACCGGTTGCCACTCGCCGAATGGCGCCGGCAACGCCGCCGCTGGCTTCCCGCATCTGGGTGGTCAACACGCTCAATACATCGCCAAGCAACTGACCGATTTCCGTAAGGAAGAAGGCGGCCGCAACAACGACGGCGACACCATGACGATGCAGACCATCGCCAAGCGCTTGAGCGACGAAGACATTGCCGCAGTCTCCAGCTACATCCAGGGCCTGCACTAA
- a CDS encoding c-type cytochrome — translation MTKWLLAAGVLIPLCGAQATQEPEAVYNRVCGACHSGQLPMAPERGDQAAWTPRLAKGMETLVQHVTQGFKAMPPRGLCMDCSAEDYQAIILWMSESKPGP, via the coding sequence ATGACGAAATGGCTGCTGGCTGCCGGAGTCCTGATACCGCTTTGCGGCGCACAGGCTACACAGGAACCGGAAGCCGTGTACAACCGTGTTTGTGGTGCCTGTCATTCCGGCCAACTACCCATGGCGCCCGAAAGAGGCGATCAGGCAGCTTGGACGCCGAGGTTGGCGAAAGGTATGGAGACGCTGGTGCAACACGTGACCCAGGGTTTCAAGGCGATGCCGCCGCGTGGTTTGTGCATGGACTGCAGTGCCGAGGATTACCAGGCCATCATCCTTTGGATGAGCGAGAGTAAACCCGGTCCATAA
- the yihA gene encoding ribosome biogenesis GTP-binding protein YihA/YsxC: MQLKNPILGLCQQSTFMLSAAKVDQCPDDEGFEVAFAGRSNAGKSSALNTLTHASLARTSKTPGRTQLLNFFKLDDERRLVDLPGYGYAKVPIPLKQHWQRHLEAYLGGRESLKGLILMMDIRHPMTDFDLLMLDWAVAAGMPMHILLTKADKLTYGAAKNTLLKVQAEIRKGWGDLVTIQLFSAPKRMGLEEAYTVLAGWMELADKGAELPAE, translated from the coding sequence ATGCAACTCAAGAATCCCATCCTCGGCCTGTGCCAACAGTCCACGTTCATGCTCAGTGCCGCCAAAGTCGATCAATGCCCTGACGACGAAGGCTTCGAAGTGGCGTTCGCCGGTCGTTCCAACGCCGGTAAATCCAGCGCACTGAACACCCTGACTCACGCCAGTCTGGCGCGCACCTCGAAAACCCCGGGTCGCACACAGCTGTTGAACTTCTTCAAGCTAGACGATGAACGGCGTCTGGTCGACCTGCCGGGCTACGGTTATGCAAAAGTACCGATCCCGCTCAAGCAACACTGGCAGCGTCACCTCGAGGCTTACCTCGGTGGCCGCGAGAGTTTGAAGGGTTTGATTCTGATGATGGACATCCGTCATCCAATGACCGACTTCGACCTGTTGATGCTCGACTGGGCCGTTGCGGCCGGCATGCCGATGCACATTCTGCTGACCAAGGCCGACAAGCTGACCTACGGCGCCGCCAAGAACACGCTGCTGAAGGTGCAGGCGGAAATCCGCAAGGGCTGGGGTGATCTGGTGACGATCCAGCTGTTCTCGGCGCCAAAACGCATGGGCCTGGAAGAGGCCTACACTGTGTTGGCAGGCTGGATGGAACTGGCCGATAAAGGTGCCGAATTGCCTGCTGAGTAA